The Thermoclostridium stercorarium subsp. stercorarium DSM 8532 genome contains a region encoding:
- a CDS encoding methionine synthase, whose product MENIKFFKNIPAQYSRSLIYTRLGYEKTNTRIETDRRRLIDRWITEAEELCETTVIYRTVEIAVHKNTITLDGGEKLESSSLAALLQNSGSAVLMAATAGSRITDEIRRLQESGDMAKALVYDAAASEITDAGLDWIMGLLRQQLIRRGMALTRMRYSPGYGDLDLSCQKVFYDLLSLNEWDIELNEKYILVPEKTVTAIVGIEYPKG is encoded by the coding sequence GTGGAAAACATAAAATTTTTTAAGAATATCCCTGCGCAGTACAGCAGAAGCCTGATTTATACCCGTCTCGGGTATGAAAAAACGAACACCCGGATTGAAACGGACAGAAGACGGCTGATTGACAGATGGATAACCGAAGCCGAAGAATTGTGCGAAACAACTGTAATATACAGAACGGTTGAAATAGCGGTGCATAAAAACACAATTACCCTCGACGGCGGCGAAAAGCTGGAAAGTTCGTCCCTGGCCGCGCTTCTGCAAAACTCCGGTTCAGCTGTCCTTATGGCTGCGACCGCAGGCTCACGTATAACTGATGAAATAAGACGGCTTCAGGAATCCGGAGACATGGCAAAGGCTTTGGTTTACGATGCGGCGGCTTCGGAAATAACAGACGCCGGACTGGACTGGATTATGGGGCTGTTAAGGCAACAGCTTATACGCCGGGGAATGGCTTTAACGAGGATGAGGTACAGTCCGGGATACGGAGACCTGGATTTGTCGTGCCAGAAAGTTTTTTACGATTTGCTCAGTCTGAACGAATGGGACATTGAGCTTAACGAAAAGTATATACTGGTTCCTGAAAAAACAGTAACTGCAATTGTCGGAATCGAATATCCAAAAGGATGA
- the ftsH gene encoding ATP-dependent zinc metalloprotease FtsH: MKNLRGISFYIILFVIILIIIAMWNDFNNPLVMKYSDFKRELDNGNVKSLQVQGLEAQVILKKPSGQFKDNVVYTTSFLSEEHIAQVIDEAIEKGLLEDVYYPPEAKAPWWLTILPTVVIVALFILFWVFFIQQTQGGGGSRVMSFGKSRAKMVSDDKIKVKFDDVAGADEEKEDLMEIVEFLKEPKKFVELGARIPKGVLLVGPPGTGKTLLAKAVSGEAGVPFFSISGSDFVEMFVGVGASRVRDLFETAKKNAPCIIFIDEIDAVGRHRGAGLGGGHDEREQTLNQLLVEMDGFGVNEGVIVLAATNRPDILDPALLRPGRFDRRVVVGLPDIKGREEILKVHSRGKPLAPDVDLKEIARSTPGFTGADLENLLNESALLAARKGKKQITMEEIKEATFKVMVGPEKKSRVMSEKEKRLTAYHEAGHAIAVRVASTTNKVDRVSIIPSGLAGGYTAHKPEEDISYKTKSQLLEEIIISLGGRAAEELVLGEVSTGAYSDLKHANTIARNMITKYGMSEELQNLYFGDENDEIFLGKSYGHSQYFSEEISAKIDLEVKKIIDEAYSRVKTILSENMQRLHDVAQALLDKERLEGDEFERIFNEGYKPEPKQNEPEVKEEPKQIS, translated from the coding sequence TTGAAAAATTTACGTGGAATAAGCTTTTATATTATTTTATTCGTCATTATTCTGATAATTATAGCCATGTGGAATGACTTCAACAATCCGCTGGTTATGAAGTACAGCGATTTTAAGCGGGAACTGGACAATGGCAACGTTAAAAGTCTCCAGGTACAGGGATTGGAAGCTCAGGTTATTTTAAAGAAACCTTCCGGCCAATTCAAGGATAACGTTGTATACACCACCAGTTTTCTATCGGAAGAACACATAGCCCAGGTAATAGACGAAGCAATAGAAAAAGGTCTGTTGGAAGATGTTTATTATCCTCCTGAAGCGAAGGCGCCGTGGTGGCTGACGATACTTCCCACCGTTGTTATTGTGGCTCTGTTTATACTGTTTTGGGTTTTCTTTATCCAGCAGACACAGGGCGGCGGCGGAAGCCGGGTTATGTCCTTTGGAAAAAGCAGGGCCAAAATGGTTTCTGATGACAAAATAAAGGTTAAGTTTGATGATGTGGCAGGCGCCGATGAAGAAAAGGAAGACTTAATGGAAATCGTGGAATTCCTTAAAGAACCCAAAAAGTTTGTTGAACTGGGTGCAAGGATACCGAAAGGTGTTCTTCTTGTAGGACCTCCTGGAACAGGTAAAACTCTGCTGGCAAAAGCGGTGTCAGGCGAAGCGGGTGTTCCGTTCTTCTCAATAAGCGGTTCGGACTTTGTTGAAATGTTTGTCGGTGTTGGCGCATCAAGGGTACGTGATTTGTTTGAAACGGCAAAAAAGAATGCGCCCTGTATTATTTTTATCGACGAGATAGACGCGGTGGGCCGTCATCGCGGAGCTGGTCTTGGCGGCGGGCATGATGAAAGGGAACAGACGCTGAACCAGCTGCTGGTTGAAATGGATGGTTTCGGGGTCAATGAGGGAGTTATTGTGCTTGCGGCCACAAACAGGCCGGATATACTCGACCCTGCATTACTCAGACCCGGACGCTTTGACAGAAGGGTTGTCGTAGGTCTTCCTGATATTAAAGGCAGGGAGGAAATCCTCAAGGTACATTCCCGCGGAAAGCCCTTGGCTCCCGATGTGGATTTGAAGGAAATCGCAAGAAGTACGCCCGGTTTCACAGGCGCCGATTTGGAAAACCTGCTGAACGAGTCTGCTCTGTTAGCCGCACGTAAAGGCAAGAAACAGATAACCATGGAAGAAATAAAAGAGGCAACGTTTAAGGTTATGGTCGGGCCTGAAAAGAAGAGCAGGGTTATGAGCGAAAAGGAAAAGCGGCTTACTGCTTATCATGAAGCAGGTCATGCGATTGCCGTAAGGGTTGCATCCACTACAAACAAGGTTGACAGAGTTTCAATCATTCCGTCCGGTTTGGCGGGAGGATATACCGCTCATAAACCCGAGGAGGATATATCCTATAAGACCAAGTCGCAGCTGCTGGAGGAAATTATAATATCCCTTGGCGGACGTGCAGCGGAAGAACTGGTTTTGGGTGAAGTAAGCACGGGCGCATACAGTGATCTGAAACACGCGAATACCATTGCGCGGAACATGATTACGAAGTATGGTATGAGCGAAGAGCTTCAGAACCTGTATTTCGGCGATGAGAACGACGAAATATTCCTGGGTAAGAGCTATGGTCATTCCCAGTATTTCAGTGAAGAAATATCGGCTAAAATAGATCTTGAGGTTAAGAAAATAATTGACGAGGCTTACAGCAGAGTTAAGACGATATTGAGTGAGAACATGCAGCGACTCCATGATGTCGCTCAGGCATTGCTTGACAAGGAAAGACTTGAAGGCGATGAATTCGAGAGGATTTTCAACGAGGGCTACAAACCCGAGCCAAAGCAAAATGAACCGGAAGTCAAGGAAGAGCCTAAGCAGATCAGTTAA
- the hpt gene encoding hypoxanthine phosphoribosyltransferase has protein sequence MKMEVLITKEKLEEIVTDLGRRITEDYRDKELVLVGVLKGGFIFLADLARKIDMDVKIDFISVSSYGNSTESSGVVRIIKDIESDVSGKHVLIVEDLIDTGLTLQYLKDLFNTKGCASVKLAAIMDKPDRRKVDLKVDYVGIEIPDEFVVGYGLDYAEKYRNLPEVYIIRET, from the coding sequence ATGAAAATGGAAGTGCTTATTACAAAGGAAAAGCTTGAGGAAATAGTAACCGATTTGGGAAGAAGAATAACCGAGGACTACAGGGACAAGGAACTGGTACTGGTTGGTGTGCTAAAGGGCGGATTTATATTTCTGGCCGACCTTGCGCGGAAGATTGATATGGACGTAAAAATAGACTTTATATCGGTATCAAGTTATGGAAATTCCACGGAATCGTCGGGAGTTGTAAGGATTATCAAGGACATAGAGTCGGATGTGAGCGGTAAACATGTTTTAATTGTTGAAGACCTGATAGATACCGGATTGACGTTGCAATACCTTAAGGATTTGTTTAACACAAAGGGGTGTGCCAGCGTAAAGCTTGCAGCCATTATGGATAAGCCTGACCGCAGGAAAGTGGATCTGAAAGTGGACTATGTAGGCATTGAAATTCCTGACGAGTTCGTAGTGGGTTATGGCCTTGACTATGCCGAGAAATACAGAAACCTGCCCGAAGTCTACATCATAAGGGAAACTTAA
- the tilS gene encoding tRNA lysidine(34) synthetase TilS, protein MDDKLLERVNSWAEQYGILKEGTLVVVGVSGGADSVCLLDIMCRLGNTRGFSVIAVHVNHMLRGNEADEDEAFVRELCGKYRIPLKVFREDVAAFAGRNNYSLEEAGRIIRYEKMKEVMEEQGASYIAVAHHRDDQAETVFLNILRGTGLDGLCGMSDINGRIIRPLLTSGKDEILEYVKRNGLTYRTDSTNYENTYLRNIIRNVIFPEIKRHTGTDITAKLFRMHELLRNDRDFLNRYAEEKFSEILLFKENGRIVLRRDKLTELHPAVSGRVIRIAWEKITGSRQGLESVHVNAALSAVSKEGNRTAELPKRIKVISEYDRVEISAPKKYDENEPVFFRVPVPSVMELPNRVRIEAKLYTREEYVRKFGEIKKARENSLTQIFDYGKIKEGIYIRGRRPGDLFHPYNSKGKKKLKDFFIDLKIPKKTRENILLLAEGKNIIWVVGYRTSDNYKIEDSTETILYVNITIQGNNFEF, encoded by the coding sequence ATGGATGATAAGCTTTTGGAACGGGTCAATTCCTGGGCTGAACAATATGGCATACTGAAGGAAGGAACCCTTGTTGTGGTTGGTGTTTCAGGGGGAGCTGATTCGGTATGCCTTTTGGATATAATGTGCAGGCTTGGTAATACAAGAGGGTTCTCGGTAATTGCAGTTCATGTGAACCACATGCTCAGAGGGAATGAGGCCGACGAAGATGAAGCCTTTGTAAGGGAATTGTGCGGCAAATACCGAATACCGCTGAAAGTATTCAGGGAAGATGTGGCAGCTTTTGCGGGCAGAAATAATTACTCACTGGAGGAAGCCGGCAGGATAATCCGCTATGAGAAAATGAAAGAGGTCATGGAGGAGCAGGGGGCTTCATATATTGCGGTTGCCCATCACAGGGATGATCAGGCCGAAACGGTATTTTTAAATATTTTACGGGGAACCGGGCTGGATGGTTTGTGCGGAATGTCCGATATAAACGGCAGGATAATACGGCCTCTCCTGACGTCCGGAAAAGACGAAATACTCGAGTATGTTAAAAGGAACGGCCTTACGTACAGAACCGACAGCACAAATTACGAAAATACTTATTTGAGGAATATTATAAGGAATGTTATTTTCCCGGAAATTAAGCGGCATACCGGAACAGACATAACTGCAAAACTTTTCAGGATGCACGAATTGTTAAGGAATGACAGGGATTTTCTGAACAGATACGCGGAAGAGAAATTCAGCGAAATATTGCTTTTTAAGGAGAATGGCAGAATTGTGCTGCGGAGGGATAAACTTACCGAACTTCATCCGGCTGTTTCGGGACGGGTAATCCGTATTGCGTGGGAAAAAATTACCGGGAGCCGGCAGGGACTTGAATCGGTGCATGTGAATGCTGCTTTGAGTGCGGTGTCAAAAGAAGGAAACAGAACGGCCGAACTGCCAAAAAGGATAAAAGTAATATCCGAATATGACAGAGTTGAGATTTCAGCCCCAAAAAAATATGATGAGAATGAGCCGGTTTTTTTCAGAGTGCCGGTGCCATCGGTAATGGAACTGCCAAACAGAGTCAGAATCGAGGCCAAGCTCTATACCCGTGAGGAATATGTCAGAAAATTCGGAGAAATAAAAAAAGCCAGGGAAAACAGTCTTACTCAAATATTTGATTATGGTAAAATAAAAGAGGGAATATATATAAGGGGCAGAAGGCCCGGAGACCTTTTTCACCCGTATAACAGCAAGGGGAAAAAAAAGCTGAAGGATTTTTTTATTGATCTTAAAATACCGAAAAAAACAAGAGAAAACATCCTTTTGCTCGCGGAAGGAAAAAATATTATATGGGTGGTCGGGTACAGAACGTCGGATAATTATAAAATTGAAGACTCGACTGAAACGATACTGTATGTTAATATTACAATACAGGGGAATAATTTTGAATTTTAA
- the dnaB gene encoding replicative DNA helicase — protein sequence MDIGFTGKVPPHSIEAEQSVLGSILLDQNLLPDIAGRLKSEDFYLEQHREIYEAILDLYEQNQPVDLVTLSEQLTKRGTLQKVGDYEYLSNLALAVPTTANVNHYVSIVEEKALLRKLIQASNEISKRSYESNESALDILSYAEKCIYDIVQNRTSTGLVPINDVLDVTFSRLEELYNNAGSLTGVPSGFIDLDRKTSGFQKSDLILIAARPSMGKTSFALNIAAYAAIHKNIPVAIFSLEMSKEQIVSRIISSEALVEMEKMRSGRFEDEDWVKMAQIMGPLSKAPIYIDDTANINVMEMMSKCRRLKMKKGLGLVMIDYLQLMQGSRRTDNRQQEISEISRSLKIMAKELEVPVIALSQLSRAPEARQNHRPMLSDLRESGAIEQDADLVMFLYRDDYYNEDSEKKNITEVIIAKHRNGSIGTVDLAWIPQYTKFGNLEKGF from the coding sequence ATGGACATCGGTTTTACGGGAAAGGTGCCGCCGCATAGCATCGAAGCCGAACAGTCGGTGCTTGGGTCAATCCTTCTGGATCAAAATTTACTGCCGGATATTGCCGGCAGGCTTAAAAGTGAAGATTTTTATCTGGAACAGCACCGGGAAATTTACGAAGCCATTCTGGATCTGTATGAACAGAACCAACCCGTTGATCTGGTGACCCTTTCCGAACAGCTGACAAAACGGGGCACATTGCAGAAAGTGGGGGATTACGAATATCTTTCAAATTTGGCTTTGGCAGTGCCCACTACTGCGAATGTAAACCATTATGTTTCGATTGTTGAGGAAAAGGCATTACTGCGCAAATTAATTCAGGCGTCCAATGAAATATCCAAACGAAGTTACGAATCCAACGAAAGTGCGCTTGATATACTGAGTTATGCAGAAAAATGCATATACGACATAGTTCAGAACCGTACCAGTACCGGGCTGGTTCCGATCAATGACGTGCTTGACGTAACTTTCTCCAGGTTGGAGGAGTTATACAATAACGCGGGTTCATTAACCGGCGTGCCCAGCGGATTTATTGATCTTGACAGGAAGACGTCAGGTTTTCAGAAATCCGATCTTATTTTGATTGCAGCAAGGCCTTCAATGGGGAAAACTTCCTTTGCGCTGAACATAGCCGCTTATGCAGCCATTCACAAAAACATACCCGTTGCCATATTCAGCCTTGAAATGAGCAAGGAGCAGATTGTCAGCCGTATTATCTCTTCCGAAGCCCTGGTGGAAATGGAGAAAATGAGAAGCGGCAGGTTTGAGGACGAGGACTGGGTAAAAATGGCCCAAATAATGGGGCCGCTGTCAAAAGCTCCGATTTACATAGATGATACTGCAAACATAAATGTGATGGAAATGATGTCAAAATGCCGGAGGCTTAAAATGAAAAAAGGGCTCGGCCTTGTAATGATAGATTACCTGCAGCTGATGCAGGGAAGCAGGCGGACGGATAACCGGCAGCAGGAGATATCGGAAATTTCAAGATCGCTGAAGATTATGGCAAAGGAATTGGAAGTCCCTGTGATAGCTCTTTCACAGCTCAGCCGCGCACCCGAGGCAAGGCAGAATCACAGGCCTATGCTGTCGGACCTGCGTGAATCCGGTGCAATTGAGCAGGATGCCGACCTGGTTATGTTTTTATACCGTGATGATTACTACAATGAAGACAGTGAAAAGAAAAATATCACCGAGGTAATTATAGCAAAACACAGAAACGGCTCGATAGGTACCGTTGATCTGGCGTGGATTCCTCAATATACTAAATTTGGCAATCTTGAAAAAGGATTTTGA
- the rplI gene encoding 50S ribosomal protein L9 translates to MKVILMQDVKNLGKKNTLVEVSDGYARNYLIPKGLAKEATPSAINEMKMREKAEKAKKENELANARKLAEKLNGAVITFAAKAGDNGKLFGSITAMDISEKLEKDLNVQIDKRKIVLADAIKSLGVYDIEVKLHTGVSAVIKVQVMNKE, encoded by the coding sequence ATGAAAGTTATTTTAATGCAGGACGTAAAAAATCTGGGCAAAAAAAACACCCTTGTTGAAGTAAGTGACGGATATGCGCGAAATTACCTGATTCCCAAGGGTTTGGCGAAGGAAGCTACCCCTTCGGCGATTAATGAAATGAAAATGCGGGAAAAAGCGGAGAAGGCGAAGAAGGAAAACGAATTGGCCAATGCCCGGAAACTGGCTGAAAAATTAAACGGCGCGGTTATAACCTTTGCTGCAAAGGCAGGGGACAACGGTAAGCTGTTCGGTTCCATCACCGCAATGGATATTTCCGAAAAACTGGAAAAGGATTTGAATGTTCAGATTGATAAAAGAAAAATTGTTCTTGCCGATGCCATAAAATCCCTTGGAGTGTATGATATAGAAGTGAAGCTGCACACCGGTGTCTCAGCGGTTATTAAAGTGCAGGTAATGAATAAGGAGTAA
- a CDS encoding MazG-like family protein: MSRNLRIIENLKSELLEDIATLYRHLADPVLEDTRDVAADTLSEMIVICYLLGKRLGVDFSTMDRHIAKKIRLGLINENEIEKYFGDLSELARVRSGELHKK; this comes from the coding sequence GTGAGCAGAAATTTAAGGATTATTGAAAATCTTAAAAGCGAGTTGCTGGAGGATATCGCCACGTTATACAGACATCTTGCAGATCCTGTTCTTGAAGACACCCGGGACGTCGCAGCGGATACCCTTTCAGAGATGATTGTCATATGCTATTTGCTGGGAAAGCGTCTGGGTGTTGATTTTTCCACAATGGACAGGCATATCGCGAAGAAAATAAGATTGGGGCTCATTAACGAGAATGAAATAGAGAAATATTTCGGGGATTTGTCTGAACTGGCAAGAGTACGTTCGGGTGAATTGCATAAGAAATAA
- the rpsR gene encoding 30S ribosomal protein S18, producing the protein MSETKKKENSANGNKEAAEKKVVKAVKRKARKKVCQFCVEKVERIDYKDVARLKKFLTEKAKIVPRRISGNCAKHQRQLTTAIKRARHIALLPFTTD; encoded by the coding sequence ATGTCAGAAACAAAGAAGAAAGAAAATAGTGCAAACGGCAATAAGGAAGCAGCTGAGAAAAAGGTAGTAAAGGCCGTAAAAAGAAAGGCAAGGAAGAAAGTTTGCCAGTTCTGTGTGGAAAAGGTTGAACGCATAGATTATAAAGATGTGGCAAGACTTAAGAAATTCCTTACGGAAAAGGCCAAGATTGTTCCCAGAAGAATCAGCGGTAACTGTGCGAAGCATCAGCGCCAGCTTACCACCGCTATTAAACGGGCAAGACATATTGCACTTCTGCCGTTTACAACCGATTAA
- a CDS encoding tRNA 2-thiocytidine biosynthesis TtcA family protein has protein sequence MIQEGDRIAVGVSGGKDSLTLLYCLKALQRFYPKKFELFAITISLGNEGFDLPALIDIYENIGIQYHIEDTQIAKIVFDVRNEKNPCSLCSNMKRGAIHNAAKKLGCNKVAFAHHKDDVIETLLLSLFYEGRIHTFSPVTYLDRTGITLIRPFIYTEEKMIRSYVNKKGIMPIPSGCRAEGKTKRHYVKELIAGLMKENRHIKDNLFGAIQRGNINGWHPPL, from the coding sequence ATGATACAGGAAGGTGACCGAATAGCCGTAGGAGTTTCAGGCGGTAAAGACAGCCTTACGCTTTTATACTGCTTGAAGGCATTACAGCGGTTTTACCCAAAGAAATTTGAACTTTTTGCAATTACCATTTCCCTCGGTAACGAGGGATTTGACCTGCCCGCATTGATTGACATATACGAGAATATCGGTATACAGTACCATATTGAAGACACTCAGATTGCAAAAATCGTATTCGATGTGAGAAATGAAAAAAATCCGTGTTCTTTATGCTCCAATATGAAACGCGGTGCAATACACAACGCCGCAAAAAAGCTCGGCTGCAACAAGGTGGCTTTTGCCCATCATAAGGATGACGTTATAGAAACTCTCCTGCTTTCTCTGTTTTACGAGGGAAGAATTCACACCTTTTCACCCGTTACGTACCTTGACAGGACAGGTATTACATTAATCCGTCCGTTCATTTACACTGAGGAGAAAATGATACGTTCCTACGTGAACAAGAAAGGCATTATGCCAATCCCCAGCGGATGCAGGGCGGAAGGGAAAACAAAGCGCCACTATGTAAAAGAACTTATAGCCGGTTTAATGAAAGAAAACAGACACATCAAGGACAACCTTTTCGGCGCAATCCAGAGAGGCAACATCAACGGCTGGCATCCGCCGCTTTGA
- a CDS encoding carbohydrate ABC transporter permease, with amino-acid sequence MVRTANKNKIKESLSDRIFNVVNVTLLILLVIACFYPFWHVICASFSKPSLFMSHSGVLLKPVGFSLASYKKVFENSSIWRGYLNTLYYVVVGTALNIVMTVIGAYFLSRKNIPGQKAITIFIMFTMYFSGGMIPAFLNIQSLGLYNTRAALILPSAINTFNLIVMRTAMASVDDSLEESARLDGASHITILVKIILPLTRATVAVLVLYYGVAHWNSWFPAMIYLEDKSKEPLQLVLRQILIVNDMSEMGIGEDQELISETIKHATIVVSTVPILCLYPFLQKYFTKGMMIGAVKG; translated from the coding sequence ATGGTAAGGACAGCAAACAAAAACAAAATTAAGGAAAGCCTTTCAGACAGAATTTTTAACGTGGTGAATGTAACGCTGCTAATCTTACTGGTAATTGCATGTTTCTATCCTTTTTGGCATGTAATCTGTGCATCCTTCAGCAAACCCTCGTTGTTTATGTCCCATTCGGGCGTTCTTCTCAAACCTGTGGGTTTCAGCCTTGCATCATACAAGAAGGTGTTTGAAAATTCATCAATATGGAGAGGTTATTTAAACACCCTGTACTATGTTGTGGTGGGAACGGCGCTGAATATTGTGATGACGGTTATCGGAGCCTATTTTCTTTCCCGTAAGAATATACCTGGCCAAAAAGCCATAACCATATTCATAATGTTTACAATGTATTTTTCAGGCGGTATGATCCCCGCTTTTCTGAACATTCAGTCGCTGGGACTGTATAATACCCGGGCGGCTCTTATTCTGCCGAGCGCGATAAATACTTTTAACCTTATTGTTATGCGGACGGCAATGGCGTCTGTCGACGACAGTCTGGAAGAGTCAGCAAGGCTGGACGGAGCAAGCCATATTACAATTCTTGTGAAAATTATCCTTCCTCTGACCAGGGCGACGGTTGCAGTGCTGGTTCTGTATTATGGAGTTGCTCACTGGAATTCATGGTTCCCTGCGATGATATATCTCGAGGACAAATCAAAGGAACCTCTTCAGTTGGTCCTGAGGCAAATTCTTATAGTAAATGACATGAGTGAAATGGGTATCGGAGAGGATCAGGAATTAATATCGGAGACAATAAAGCATGCGACGATTGTCGTATCCACCGTACCTATTCTGTGCCTCTATCCTTTCCTGCAGAAGTACTTCACAAAAGGCATGATGATAGGTGCCGTAAAAGGATAG
- a CDS encoding ABC transporter permease, whose amino-acid sequence MNKAIQLQNSASGAMSKPKKQKSIVWQRIKRNKEIYLLILPVIIYYILFHYKPMYGVVIAFQDFRPRKGISGSEWVGLENFMTFFKSIYFGRLIRNTLRISLSTLIFGFPAPIILALMINELRSKYFARFVQTITYMPHFISLVVICAMIRDFVKSNGVITQLLVALFGYDGKDLLSKASAFVPIYVISNIWQGVGWGSIVYLAALTAIDPQLYEAAEVDGCSTRWKKIIHITLPCLLPTIIIMFIMRMGQIMSVGYEKIILLYNEGIYETADVISTYVYRMGIVNRQYSFSAAVGLFNSVINFALVILANKISRAVSETSLW is encoded by the coding sequence ATGAACAAAGCAATTCAACTCCAAAATTCTGCTTCCGGAGCTATGTCAAAACCCAAAAAACAAAAAAGCATTGTGTGGCAGAGAATAAAAAGGAACAAAGAAATTTATTTATTAATACTTCCGGTAATTATTTACTACATACTGTTTCATTACAAGCCGATGTACGGGGTAGTAATTGCGTTTCAGGATTTCAGACCGAGAAAGGGTATTTCCGGCAGCGAATGGGTTGGCCTGGAAAATTTTATGACTTTTTTCAAAAGCATATACTTCGGCCGCTTAATCCGCAATACATTGAGAATAAGCCTTTCAACCCTTATATTTGGTTTTCCTGCACCGATAATACTGGCCCTGATGATAAACGAGTTGCGAAGCAAATATTTTGCAAGATTTGTGCAAACAATTACGTATATGCCTCACTTTATTTCCCTGGTCGTAATTTGTGCGATGATTCGGGATTTTGTTAAGTCCAACGGGGTTATCACACAATTGCTGGTTGCGCTGTTTGGTTACGACGGCAAGGATTTGCTGAGCAAAGCCAGTGCTTTTGTTCCCATATACGTAATATCCAACATATGGCAGGGAGTCGGATGGGGCTCGATTGTGTATCTGGCGGCTCTGACGGCGATAGATCCCCAGTTGTATGAAGCTGCAGAGGTTGACGGCTGCAGTACCCGATGGAAAAAGATAATACATATCACTCTGCCGTGCCTGCTGCCTACCATTATTATCATGTTTATTATGAGAATGGGTCAGATAATGAGCGTTGGATATGAAAAGATTATTCTCCTGTATAATGAAGGAATTTATGAAACTGCGGATGTAATATCAACTTATGTATACAGAATGGGTATTGTAAACCGCCAGTATTCGTTCTCGGCTGCCGTTGGGTTGTTTAACTCGGTAATAAACTTTGCACTTGTAATTTTGGCTAACAAGATAAGCAGAGCGGTAAGCGAAACAAGTTTGTGGTAA